The following proteins come from a genomic window of Miscanthus floridulus cultivar M001 chromosome 2, ASM1932011v1, whole genome shotgun sequence:
- the LOC136539757 gene encoding serine carboxypeptidase-like 51, whose product MDRSFSLLALLSLLVVGISLGSLRSGSAATTTTGTPDGSELWGYVEVRPKAHLFWWYYKSPQRTSTPTKPWPTVLWLQGGPGASGVGFGNFQEIGPLDVNLQPRNSTWLQKADLIFVDNPVGVGYSYVEDDSLLVTTDWQQAEDATTLLKALVKEVPTLQSSPLFLVAESYGGKYAATLGASVARAARAGELNITLGGVALGDSWISPEDFTLSYTPLLLSVSRLDDNAADEANKMAETVKEQIAVGNFSDAEGSWSDLLGFIGTRSGDVDVYNFLDGSLDQATAETPAASSPSTVKAMMKYSRYLSGKQEDLPGIMNGVIKEKLKIIPKNLKWQGLNVAVYNALVNDIMKPRIEEIDELLSYGVNVTVYNGQLDIICSTIGAEAWVQKLKWDGLKTFLSLPRQTLHCGSSEGTKAFVRSYNNLHFYWILGAGHYVPIDQPCIALSMIGNITQSPAS is encoded by the exons ATGGACAGGTCCTTCTCCCTGCTTGCTCTGCTTTCCCTCCTCGTCGTTGGCATCAGCCTGGGCTCGCTCCGCTCCGGTTCAGCCGCGACGACCACCACCGGCACCCCCGACGGCTCAGAGCTGTGGGGGTACGTCGAAGTCCGGCCAA AGGCTCACCTGTTCTGGTGGTACTACAAGAGCCCGCAGAGGACGTCGACGCCGACGAAGCCATGGCCGACCGTCCTCTGGCTGCAGGGTGGCCCC GGCGCGTCCGGCGTCGGGTTCGGCAACTTCCAGGAGATCGGCCCGCTGGACGTCAACCTGCAGCCGCGAAACTCGACATGGCTCCAGAAGGCCGACCTCATCTTCGTG GACAACCCGGTGGGCGTCGGGTACAGCTACGTGGAGGACGACAGCCTGCTGGTGACCACCGACTGGCAGCAGGCGGAGGACGCCACCACGCTGCTCAAGGCGCTGGTGAAGGAGGTGCCCACGCTGCAGAGCAGCCCGCTGTTCCTGGTCGCAGAGTCCTACGGCGGCAAGTACGCGGCCACGCTGGGCGCGTCCGTCGCCAGGGCCGCCCGCGCCGGGGAGCTCAATATCACGCTCGGAG GTGTGGCGCTCGGCGATAGCTGGATCTCGCCGGAGGATTTCACG CTCTCGTACACGCCGCTGCTCCTGAGCGTGTCGAGGCTTGACGACAACGCCGCCGACGAAGCAAACAA GATGGCCGAGACGGTGAAGGAGCAGATCGCGGTGGGCAATTTCAGTGACGCGGAGGGTTCGTGGAGTGATCTCCTGGGTTTCATCGGCACCAGGAGCGGCGACGTG GACGTATACAATTTTCTTGATGGCAGCCTGGATCAGGCGACAGCAGAAACACCAGCGGCCTCGTCGCCAAGCACCGTGAAGGCTATGATGAAGTACTCGAGGTACCTCAGCGGCAAGCAGGAGGACTTGCCGGGCATCATGAATGGAGTCATCAAGGAGAAGCTCAAAATCATCCCCAAAAACCTCAA GTGGCAGGGGCTTAATGTTGCTGTTTATAACGCGCTGGTCAATGATATAATGAAGCCAAGAATCGAGGAG ATTGATGAGCTACTGTCTTACGGTGTCAATGTGACGGTGTACAACGGCCAG CTCGACATAATCTGTTCGACCATCGGCGCAGAAGCATGGGTTCAGAAGCTCAA ATGGGATGGGTTGAAGACGTTCCTGAGCCTACCGAGGCAGACTCTCCACTGTGGCTCCAGCGAAGGCACCAAGGCTTTTGTTAGGTCCTACAACAACCTGCACTTCTACTGGATTCTTGGAGCAGGCCATTAC GTGCCTATCGACCAGCCTTGTATCGCACTTAGCATGATCGGCAACATAACTCAGTCCCCAGCAAGTTAG